The following proteins come from a genomic window of Saccharicrinis carchari:
- a CDS encoding DUF6252 family protein has protein sequence MKKVKFIILAVIILLGITIVGCKKDNDTNPDIGKGTMTAKIDGKNFSSTSEASARYIEGVLLISGVSKTGQIQLSVYNTTKATGNFQIADGSTNMGIYIHSKDVNENYYSYVDNGTGNIKIIEFTGNDVKGTFHFTAGNINGGSVNITDGTFDVKIIATDISYN, from the coding sequence ATGAAAAAGGTTAAGTTTATAATTTTAGCAGTTATAATCCTTTTGGGAATTACCATTGTAGGTTGTAAAAAAGATAATGATACCAATCCGGATATCGGTAAGGGTACGATGACAGCAAAGATTGACGGTAAAAATTTTTCTTCCACAAGTGAAGCGTCTGCGCGATATATTGAAGGTGTATTGCTGATTTCCGGGGTTAGCAAAACCGGTCAGATACAGCTATCTGTATATAACACTACAAAGGCAACAGGAAACTTTCAGATTGCAGATGGCAGTACAAATATGGGTATCTATATACACAGTAAAGATGTCAATGAAAATTATTACAGTTATGTGGATAATGGAACCGGAAATATTAAAATTATTGAATTTACCGGCAATGATGTAAAGGGGACCTTCCATTTTACGGCCGGTAATATCAATGGCGGCTCGGTAAATATTACCGACGGAACTTTTGATGTGAAAATTATAGCTACTGATATAAGCTACAATTAA
- a CDS encoding DUF4843 domain-containing protein produces the protein MKIQVLNIWISIVMIIGFSACENTDYLKYDLEQKDGVFLNYTEESDSMFYNFGFYEITEKTIEVPVNLIGMPRGYDREFSLSVSNERYADESAVAATEDYYEIPQKVLLKADSISAMVPVKLIRHPDLENVRAIITFNIEATEDLDVKGHAEFTITFDDKTPEEPNWWTAFDMGEFTKFKGQLFYRYFWEMEQNQKSIYDAIVKRWGKFLDIEPNNWGDNPLFVYYISFNKYVKLRMWEYSEAHPELELNIQKPTI, from the coding sequence ATGAAAATACAAGTATTAAATATATGGATTAGCATCGTCATGATTATTGGATTTTCAGCATGTGAAAATACCGATTATCTAAAATACGATCTGGAGCAGAAAGATGGGGTTTTTCTTAATTACACGGAAGAATCCGATTCAATGTTTTACAATTTTGGATTTTACGAAATTACAGAGAAAACAATTGAAGTGCCTGTTAATTTAATAGGCATGCCACGTGGGTATGACCGCGAATTTAGTTTGTCCGTAAGCAACGAACGTTACGCGGATGAATCTGCGGTTGCAGCCACCGAAGACTACTATGAAATACCTCAGAAAGTACTTCTTAAAGCTGATTCAATAAGTGCAATGGTGCCCGTTAAACTTATCAGACATCCGGATCTGGAAAATGTAAGGGCGATTATCACATTCAATATTGAAGCTACAGAGGATTTAGATGTTAAAGGACATGCTGAATTTACCATCACTTTTGATGATAAAACACCGGAAGAACCTAACTGGTGGACCGCATTCGACATGGGGGAATTCACTAAATTTAAAGGGCAATTGTTCTACCGTTATTTCTGGGAAATGGAGCAAAATCAAAAATCTATTTATGATGCGATTGTTAAGCGTTGGGGTAAGTTCCTGGATATAGAGCCTAATAATTGGGGTGATAATCCGCTGTTTGTTTATTATATCTCATTTAATAAATATGTGAAGCTGCGTATGTGGGAATATTCGGAGGCGCATCCCGAATTAGAATTAAACATTCAAAAACCAACTATTTAA
- a CDS encoding T9SS type A sorting domain-containing protein, with translation MKRYIYILSLFWAIIMHVSAQNVTRLEYSIDAFVAEGKGTPLTITGDKTEVNSSFDIDISNLGTGVHSIYFRSMNQNGIWSFPVKKSFYIAEEPITEGIVAMEYSIDKRVKEGSGELIMFDEASNWINNKMDVDIAQLEAGIHNIYFRAKNKLGTWSLPASRAFVVVAPETAKVEKIFYRFFNEAYKGSWMTADVDPAQGQVDSTLATSVAALALEQQYSVEFFAQNDAGVRGLPAFYSPIDLRVNKAPQRLHNALSITVIAGKSGGIAMDTVFTDADFVYGDSLVYKIPNAGSIGLSVFSEWTSPSLLNIAPGEEHEGQYDFWIKATDIPWESDSVNVLLTVTSATGLYSKSRDKHFSIYPNPTKSFVTIKLHSNSLAADGYNLKLYNSMGQLLKTEYVNDPEHQLHFQDYAKGLYYIVLQNNAFRARQKILLK, from the coding sequence ATGAAACGATATATATACATATTGTCCTTGTTTTGGGCAATTATAATGCATGTATCCGCACAAAATGTAACCCGGCTCGAATATAGCATCGATGCCTTTGTTGCGGAAGGAAAAGGAACCCCGCTGACTATTACCGGCGATAAAACGGAGGTAAATTCTTCTTTTGACATAGATATTTCCAACCTCGGGACAGGGGTGCACAGCATCTATTTCAGGTCGATGAACCAGAATGGTATTTGGTCCTTTCCCGTTAAAAAATCATTTTATATTGCCGAGGAGCCTATCACAGAGGGTATTGTGGCTATGGAATATTCAATAGATAAGAGGGTAAAAGAGGGGAGCGGTGAGCTGATAATGTTCGACGAAGCCTCCAATTGGATAAACAATAAAATGGATGTTGACATTGCACAGCTCGAAGCGGGCATACACAATATTTATTTTCGTGCCAAAAACAAACTGGGTACCTGGTCGTTGCCGGCAAGCAGGGCTTTTGTGGTGGTTGCACCGGAAACGGCCAAGGTTGAAAAGATTTTCTACCGGTTTTTTAACGAAGCGTACAAGGGAAGCTGGATGACCGCCGATGTTGATCCGGCACAAGGGCAGGTGGATTCAACTTTGGCTACTTCTGTGGCGGCATTGGCATTGGAGCAACAATACTCGGTTGAATTCTTTGCGCAAAATGATGCCGGGGTGCGGGGATTGCCTGCTTTTTATTCGCCCATCGATTTACGGGTGAATAAGGCACCACAAAGGCTGCACAATGCGCTATCCATTACCGTGATAGCCGGCAAATCGGGCGGTATTGCTATGGATACCGTTTTTACCGATGCGGACTTTGTTTATGGCGACAGTCTGGTTTATAAAATTCCGAATGCCGGAAGTATCGGCTTATCCGTCTTTAGTGAATGGACAAGCCCATCGCTGTTAAATATTGCCCCCGGTGAAGAGCACGAGGGCCAATACGACTTTTGGATAAAGGCAACTGACATACCCTGGGAAAGCGACAGCGTTAATGTACTACTGACCGTAACGAGTGCTACCGGGCTTTATTCAAAATCGAGGGATAAACATTTTAGTATTTATCCAAATCCCACAAAATCGTTTGTTACCATTAAACTTCACAGTAACAGCCTGGCAGCCGATGGTTACAATCTGAAACTTTACAACAGTATGGGGCAGTTACTTAAAACAGAATACGTTAACGATCCTGAACACCAATTGCATTTTCAGGATTATGCCAAGGGCTTGTATTATATAGTATTGCAAAACAACGCGTTTAGGGCGAGACAAAAAATTCTACTTAAGTAA
- a CDS encoding CsgG/HfaB family protein, producing MKKTIVFILICFLYVPVHFTNAQIKSDKRSDVKIRMEKIKEKCKDLPLDERIRVSVARFSATASNAPSVLGENMSTMFTNALSQVNCFNVLEEQKNLEDMTGEIDASGSEYFDATTGIEKGKMKLAQLIVTGEVTEYNDASTGTKVLGIGGSVSKARIGFILKIINPRTREILKSTSINTESTKGKSFRVSFISKSVSSNPAVADALEKGIIAATEYLADELDNIPLPSDEELNSNFTTLEVHGVSFSGKSTFLNLIKNNSAVVKAELARYADNTAIYSVRHTGSTDELATMIDANYGEQYEITGVQSGKIEVKMK from the coding sequence ATGAAAAAAACAATAGTATTTATATTAATTTGCTTTTTGTATGTGCCGGTTCATTTTACAAATGCGCAAATCAAATCCGATAAAAGAAGCGATGTGAAGATTCGGATGGAAAAAATAAAAGAGAAATGTAAAGACCTTCCGCTGGACGAACGTATTCGCGTGAGTGTTGCACGGTTTTCGGCCACAGCAAGTAACGCCCCAAGCGTATTGGGCGAGAACATGAGTACCATGTTTACCAATGCATTAAGCCAGGTGAATTGTTTTAACGTACTGGAAGAACAAAAAAACCTGGAGGACATGACAGGCGAAATTGATGCCTCCGGCTCAGAATATTTCGATGCCACAACCGGTATAGAAAAGGGCAAGATGAAGCTGGCACAATTAATTGTAACGGGCGAAGTTACCGAATATAACGACGCATCTACCGGTACAAAGGTGCTGGGTATCGGCGGGTCTGTATCAAAAGCAAGAATAGGGTTTATCCTAAAGATTATAAATCCGCGGACGCGCGAAATCCTTAAATCCACAAGCATCAATACCGAAAGTACCAAAGGCAAGTCGTTTAGGGTTAGTTTTATATCTAAAAGTGTCAGCTCAAACCCTGCTGTTGCCGACGCATTGGAGAAGGGAATTATCGCGGCTACAGAGTATCTTGCCGATGAATTGGATAATATCCCCTTACCATCGGATGAGGAACTGAACTCCAACTTTACAACACTGGAGGTTCATGGCGTATCTTTTTCCGGGAAAAGTACATTTCTTAACCTGATAAAAAACAATAGTGCTGTAGTAAAGGCCGAACTAGCCAGATATGCCGATAATACGGCTATTTATTCGGTAAGGCATACCGGCAGTACCGATGAATTAGCCACCATGATTGATGCCAATTATGGCGAGCAATACGAAATTACCGGGGTTCAGTCAGGTAAAATAGAGGTTAAAATGAAATAG
- a CDS encoding SusC/RagA family TonB-linked outer membrane protein produces the protein MKKNQKWHSLLLELPKPRKLLLTMRISFILLFTILVQAAANGLAQKVHLNQTKLTYEQLFDKIEAQTGIATLLSNRELDLQEQIVIEGQDFELKELLDVVTGNTELTYELVDNYLIIRPLTAQEKTNIKNAQQPEEKKITVKGSVVDSKGEALVGVNVIVKETRRGSISDVDGNYIVTVDSDATLLFSFIGMKDQEVSVQGRTVIDVIMQDDVEALSDVVVTGYYERDKSTFTGAAETFSGAELRTISTSNVIQSIGILDPSVVVMDNNIMGSNPNHIPEIIIRGTTSLNASNEAGINSPLIVLDGVETTINALYDMDIFEIELVTILKDVSATALYGEQASNGVILITRKKTSQKEVRASYNFSGTADFADLSQYSLMNASQKLELERLAGLYDSPNGALDIEYNEKLAKVNSGIDTDWIAKPLRNAFSQMHTFNVTGRGSGMSYGINGRYGHTNGVMKDDFRKNMSLGFYFSYNHKQKLIATFRADYDQLNTQASKYGSFNDYTRANPYDAPYDEDGELVKELSYGLNNPLYEASLSSFGKSKTKVLTTSLNLRWNIKPGFYITSNGYVSSNDVRADSFLSPNSNTFIAVTDPAKKGSYSLNATDDYNFYLKAALNYNKNLDGEGSMLSFNLGGETRKNNTDPYGFIAQGFFNDMSTDMSFATQFPEGAKPSGQPLESSSIGIFSAVNLTYRNRYFMEGSYRISGSSKFGTNKRYAPFWSIGAGWNLHKESFLDFEWIDILRLRGSYGHTGSINFSPYQAITTYRYSSELSSMYGYGASPITMGNEDLTWETTKSTNLGLTSTFLNNRLNLNVDVYKKVTIDMIVPISMPPSTGVDVVNNNVGEQENEGFEVALSYMLINKKDINWRLGANASRNKTTLIDIGNTLRKQNEVNASNMISTSPLTMFVEGESPTMLYAVPSAGIDPATGREIFIKKDGSYTYQYDPKDKVAINDRNPKLRGALSSYLTYKKFTLGINMTYSLGGYIYNSTRASKIEQINPMFNADSRAFTDRWKEPGDVVDYITIVANEDGIVNNYHSSRFVEKENYLNASSISLNYEFDRAFANKIGFRRLSAGMFINNAFQLSTVAQERGLRYPFARGFGFTLSSTF, from the coding sequence ATGAAAAAAAATCAGAAGTGGCATTCGCTCCTTTTAGAGCTCCCTAAGCCACGAAAATTATTGTTGACTATGCGAATTAGTTTTATTTTATTGTTTACCATTTTAGTTCAGGCTGCAGCCAACGGACTTGCCCAGAAAGTGCATCTTAATCAGACCAAACTCACTTACGAGCAATTATTTGATAAGATTGAAGCACAAACTGGAATAGCAACGCTGTTGAGTAATCGTGAGCTTGACCTACAGGAGCAAATTGTGATTGAGGGTCAGGATTTTGAGTTGAAAGAGCTATTAGATGTGGTGACCGGGAACACCGAGCTAACCTATGAGTTAGTGGATAATTATTTAATTATAAGACCATTAACAGCACAGGAGAAGACAAATATCAAAAATGCGCAGCAACCCGAAGAGAAAAAGATTACCGTAAAAGGTTCAGTTGTTGATTCTAAAGGCGAAGCATTAGTAGGGGTTAATGTTATTGTAAAAGAAACAAGGAGAGGAAGCATTAGTGATGTTGATGGTAATTACATTGTTACTGTTGATTCGGATGCCACCTTGCTGTTCAGCTTCATTGGAATGAAGGATCAAGAGGTATCCGTGCAAGGAAGAACAGTGATAGATGTGATTATGCAGGATGATGTAGAAGCGTTAAGTGATGTGGTAGTAACGGGATATTACGAGCGTGATAAAAGCACTTTTACAGGAGCAGCAGAAACCTTTTCAGGTGCCGAATTAAGGACGATTTCAACCTCTAATGTAATTCAGTCCATTGGCATACTTGACCCTTCTGTTGTTGTAATGGATAATAATATTATGGGGTCGAATCCCAACCATATACCCGAAATTATTATTAGGGGTACAACCTCATTAAATGCCTCCAATGAAGCCGGAATTAATTCACCACTCATAGTTTTAGATGGGGTGGAAACCACTATCAATGCTTTGTATGACATGGATATCTTTGAGATAGAATTGGTTACGATACTTAAAGATGTTTCGGCCACTGCCTTATATGGTGAGCAGGCATCCAATGGGGTTATTTTGATAACACGCAAAAAAACATCACAAAAGGAAGTACGCGCATCTTATAATTTCTCGGGTACGGCAGATTTTGCCGATTTGAGTCAGTATTCATTGATGAATGCGAGCCAAAAGCTTGAACTGGAACGTTTGGCAGGACTATACGATAGCCCCAATGGTGCATTGGATATTGAATACAATGAGAAACTGGCAAAGGTAAACAGCGGAATTGATACGGATTGGATAGCTAAACCATTACGTAATGCATTTTCGCAAATGCACACATTTAACGTAACCGGAAGAGGTTCTGGCATGTCGTACGGTATAAATGGCCGTTACGGACACACGAATGGTGTGATGAAGGATGACTTCAGAAAGAATATGAGTTTAGGTTTTTATTTCTCCTATAATCATAAGCAGAAATTAATAGCCACTTTTAGGGCCGATTATGACCAATTAAATACGCAAGCATCCAAGTATGGATCTTTTAATGATTATACCAGAGCTAACCCTTATGATGCACCCTACGATGAGGATGGCGAATTGGTGAAAGAGCTTTCGTATGGCTTAAATAATCCACTGTACGAGGCTTCGTTGTCCTCTTTTGGTAAATCAAAAACAAAAGTATTAACAACTTCACTGAATTTACGATGGAATATCAAGCCCGGCTTTTATATCACAAGTAATGGTTATGTGAGCAGCAACGATGTTCGAGCGGATAGCTTTTTGTCGCCTAACTCAAATACTTTTATTGCTGTTACCGATCCGGCTAAAAAAGGTTCTTATTCATTAAATGCGACTGATGATTATAATTTTTATCTAAAAGCGGCACTTAATTACAATAAAAATCTGGATGGGGAAGGTTCCATGTTATCTTTTAACCTTGGTGGTGAAACAAGGAAAAACAATACAGATCCGTATGGCTTTATTGCTCAGGGCTTTTTTAACGACATGTCGACAGATATGTCTTTTGCAACTCAATTTCCTGAAGGTGCAAAGCCAAGTGGCCAGCCGCTGGAAAGCTCAAGTATTGGTATTTTCTCGGCTGTAAACCTGACTTATCGTAACCGCTATTTTATGGAAGGATCTTACCGGATATCAGGCTCCTCAAAATTTGGCACCAATAAACGATACGCTCCGTTTTGGAGTATCGGTGCAGGATGGAATTTGCACAAAGAAAGTTTTCTTGATTTTGAATGGATTGATATTCTTCGCTTAAGGGGTAGCTACGGACATACCGGAAGCATTAATTTTTCGCCATATCAGGCCATAACCACTTATAGGTATTCTTCGGAGTTATCCAGCATGTATGGATATGGTGCCAGTCCAATTACAATGGGTAATGAGGATTTAACCTGGGAAACCACTAAAAGCACAAACCTCGGATTAACATCTACCTTTTTAAATAACCGCCTAAACTTAAATGTAGATGTGTATAAAAAGGTAACCATCGATATGATTGTACCCATTTCAATGCCTCCATCAACAGGTGTGGATGTGGTGAATAATAATGTTGGAGAACAGGAGAATGAAGGTTTTGAAGTCGCATTATCGTACATGCTTATTAACAAGAAGGACATCAACTGGAGACTAGGAGCCAATGCCTCACGGAATAAAACAACGCTTATTGATATTGGCAATACCCTTCGGAAACAAAACGAGGTAAATGCCTCAAACATGATATCCACCTCGCCATTAACCATGTTTGTAGAAGGCGAATCACCTACCATGCTGTATGCCGTGCCTTCTGCGGGCATTGACCCAGCAACGGGCCGGGAAATATTTATTAAAAAAGATGGATCATACACTTATCAATATGATCCGAAAGATAAGGTGGCCATAAATGATCGTAACCCAAAATTGAGAGGGGCTTTGTCATCATACCTTACCTATAAAAAATTCACATTAGGTATCAATATGACTTATTCACTTGGGGGATATATTTATAACTCAACCAGAGCGAGTAAAATTGAACAAATAAACCCCATGTTTAATGCGGACTCAAGAGCCTTTACCGATAGATGGAAAGAGCCGGGTGATGTGGTGGATTACATAACCATTGTGGCCAACGAAGATGGGATTGTGAATAACTATCACTCCAGCAGATTTGTGGAGAAAGAAAATTATTTAAACGCCTCGTCCATAAGTTTAAATTACGAATTTGATAGGGCTTTTGCCAATAAAATTGGATTCAGACGATTGAGTGCAGGTATGTTTATTAATAATGCGTTCCAGTTGTCAACTGTAGCACAGGAGAGAGGCTTGAGGTATCCTTTTGCCAGAGGATTTGGTTTCACTCTAAGTTCAACCTTCTAA
- a CDS encoding RNA polymerase sigma factor gives MLNIKQEHITKISQGDERVFKEIFEDFYPKLVGVAMKYINNMMVSEDIVAEVFTKVWEKRAQITEIGSFESYLYTSVRNAVFNHVRNTKRKEDHHEKILSNLSEQTFEETVVEENVHHRLYKAIENLPEQGRKVFELSVINNWKEKEIAEDLNISVNTVKTHKKRALKSLRDQLGRWEDS, from the coding sequence ATGCTTAACATCAAACAGGAACATATCACTAAAATATCCCAAGGAGATGAAAGGGTTTTTAAGGAGATATTTGAAGATTTCTATCCTAAACTTGTTGGTGTAGCTATGAAATACATCAACAATATGATGGTATCTGAAGACATTGTAGCAGAGGTGTTTACAAAGGTTTGGGAAAAGAGAGCACAGATTACAGAAATAGGTTCATTTGAATCCTACCTTTATACATCGGTTCGTAATGCCGTGTTTAATCATGTACGTAACACTAAACGAAAAGAAGATCACCACGAAAAAATCCTGAGCAATTTAAGTGAACAAACATTTGAGGAAACCGTAGTAGAGGAAAATGTACACCATAGGCTCTACAAAGCCATTGAAAACCTGCCGGAGCAAGGGCGTAAGGTATTTGAATTAAGTGTAATCAATAATTGGAAGGAAAAAGAAATTGCAGAAGACCTGAACATCTCGGTTAATACCGTGAAAACACATAAAAAAAGAGCCCTAAAAAGTCTTCGTGATCAATTAGGCCGGTGGGAAGATTCTTGA
- a CDS encoding FecR family protein, with translation MDNRKKIYSLIYKHLIRQASDDELRDLELWRKQDASNEAMYQKIIKHERINASFKVYTSVDTDAAFTKIMAPKGKKKGLLLTFLKYAAVIAIPIVLGLSIWLLSKQQQASESISEVIVPVSQKALVVLSDGSTVELANENSSVLLKEEGVVVGKDSLNTLAYTFVESNELIYNTIKIPYGGEYHLILSDGTRVWLNSGSSLKFPVNFIGEKREVSLQGEAYFEVVRNSEKPFIVRTGHSTTRVYGTSFNVMCYEDDMVEQVTLIEGKVGFNINGKQTLLHPGQQVELSLNNSKVEVKKVDTSIYTSWTGGVLKFKNMPIRELAKKLTRWYDVDFYFANSSVEEINFTGRIEKTADFKYFMSLIEKTTNVKISVDGRNVMIEEVK, from the coding sequence ATGGATAATAGAAAAAAGATATATTCCTTAATTTATAAGCACCTTATCCGGCAGGCCAGCGATGATGAACTAAGGGATTTAGAGTTATGGCGTAAGCAAGATGCGAGTAACGAAGCCATGTACCAAAAGATTATTAAACATGAGCGCATCAATGCTTCTTTCAAGGTATATACATCTGTAGATACGGATGCCGCATTTACAAAAATAATGGCTCCTAAAGGAAAGAAGAAGGGCTTATTATTAACTTTCTTAAAATATGCAGCGGTTATTGCCATCCCAATTGTGTTAGGGCTAAGTATCTGGTTATTATCTAAACAACAGCAAGCTAGTGAAAGTATTAGTGAAGTGATTGTGCCCGTGAGTCAAAAAGCGCTGGTTGTGCTTAGTGATGGGAGTACAGTGGAGTTAGCTAATGAAAACTCCAGCGTACTGCTGAAGGAAGAGGGGGTTGTAGTAGGAAAAGATTCTTTGAATACTTTAGCATATACTTTCGTAGAGTCTAATGAGTTGATATATAACACTATAAAAATTCCCTATGGGGGCGAGTACCATTTGATATTAAGTGATGGCACAAGGGTGTGGTTAAATTCTGGTTCTAGTTTAAAATTTCCGGTCAATTTTATAGGGGAAAAAAGAGAAGTTTCTTTGCAAGGCGAGGCTTATTTTGAGGTGGTACGCAATAGCGAGAAACCATTTATTGTTCGCACCGGCCATTCAACTACCCGGGTGTATGGTACTTCCTTTAACGTGATGTGTTATGAAGATGATATGGTGGAACAAGTAACACTAATTGAAGGAAAAGTAGGATTTAACATTAATGGCAAACAGACTTTGTTACATCCGGGTCAGCAGGTGGAGCTATCCTTGAACAATTCAAAAGTCGAAGTAAAAAAAGTGGATACATCCATCTATACATCATGGACAGGCGGTGTATTAAAATTTAAGAATATGCCAATTAGAGAATTAGCCAAAAAACTGACACGTTGGTATGATGTTGATTTTTATTTTGCCAATAGTTCTGTGGAAGAGATAAACTTTACGGGGAGAATCGAGAAAACTGCCGATTTTAAATATTTTATGAGTTTAATAGAAAAAACAACCAATGTGAAGATATCTGTTGATGGCCGAAACGTAATGATAGAAGAAGTAAAATAA
- a CDS encoding RagB/SusD family nutrient uptake outer membrane protein has product MKNILIQITIAIAILTLVSCDDFLDINPESEVVNDDMFSNKRGIEDAIYGLYGKMKSPTLYGENLAWAYTEVLAQNYNGPNALPYNDIENYNFEDAKSDLGSIWQKAYEVIGHANNIIVNLEGKEAESYELYHLYLGETYGIRAFLHFDLIRLFAPHIEQEPEVKGIPYVKSYSFEHTDFSSVSAVYDFIIQDLKKAQELLKADDEYVQYPRILASELNEEFLMGRQLHFNYYAATATLARVYWMKGDLEKAKTEALKVINSTKFPLVKKDEIVNLIAGHLSPKESIWGLFSTDYFNTTETRLYQSTSWASFSPYDPSSGGSYLMPYKSVYAQYQGENHGNDARLGWFRPAVEGGISPNCLKVVDVKRINSGEGSDAGKELIEGISMIRIPEMYYIASEAELEAGNTEMATQLIDEVLQSRGMTRLADRIPALTLDIDLLYNERHKELFGEGQRWFEMKKKNMDIVSNAENKIIPASNDVYVLPIPIEEYEYRND; this is encoded by the coding sequence ATGAAAAATATTTTAATACAAATAACAATTGCCATAGCTATCCTGACATTGGTTTCGTGTGATGATTTTTTGGACATTAATCCGGAATCAGAGGTGGTAAACGATGATATGTTTTCTAATAAAAGAGGAATAGAAGACGCTATATATGGTTTGTATGGTAAGATGAAGTCGCCTACTTTATATGGTGAAAATCTGGCCTGGGCTTATACCGAAGTATTGGCACAAAACTATAATGGGCCCAATGCACTTCCATATAACGATATTGAAAATTATAATTTTGAGGATGCTAAAAGTGATTTGGGGAGTATATGGCAAAAAGCTTATGAAGTTATTGGGCATGCCAATAATATCATTGTAAACCTGGAGGGCAAAGAGGCGGAATCCTACGAGTTATATCATTTGTATCTGGGCGAAACATACGGTATCAGGGCTTTTCTGCATTTCGACCTTATTCGTTTGTTTGCACCGCACATAGAACAAGAACCTGAAGTAAAAGGTATTCCGTATGTAAAGAGTTATTCCTTCGAACATACGGACTTCTCAAGTGTCTCCGCTGTATATGATTTTATTATACAGGATTTAAAAAAGGCGCAGGAATTATTAAAGGCAGATGATGAGTATGTGCAGTATCCCAGAATATTGGCATCGGAATTAAACGAAGAATTTTTGATGGGCCGTCAATTGCATTTTAATTACTATGCGGCCACGGCTACTCTTGCAAGAGTTTATTGGATGAAAGGTGATTTGGAGAAGGCTAAAACAGAAGCATTAAAAGTAATAAATTCCACTAAGTTTCCTTTGGTAAAGAAAGATGAGATTGTGAATTTGATTGCCGGGCATCTCTCACCAAAGGAATCAATATGGGGCTTATTTTCCACGGATTACTTTAACACAACAGAAACAAGATTGTATCAATCTACCTCTTGGGCCTCCTTTTCGCCTTATGACCCAAGTAGTGGAGGTAGTTATTTAATGCCATACAAATCAGTGTATGCACAGTACCAGGGCGAAAATCATGGAAACGATGCACGTTTAGGATGGTTTAGGCCCGCTGTTGAAGGCGGCATATCGCCTAACTGCCTGAAAGTAGTAGATGTAAAAAGGATTAATTCCGGAGAAGGATCGGATGCAGGGAAGGAGCTGATAGAAGGCATTAGCATGATTCGTATACCGGAGATGTATTATATTGCTTCTGAAGCCGAACTGGAGGCCGGGAATACAGAGATGGCAACACAGCTGATTGATGAAGTATTGCAATCCAGAGGAATGACCAGGTTGGCCGATCGTATCCCTGCACTAACACTTGATATAGATTTATTGTACAATGAACGTCATAAAGAATTGTTTGGAGAGGGACAACGCTGGTTCGAGATGAAAAAGAAAAACATGGATATTGTTTCGAATGCCGAAAATAAGATTATTCCTGCTTCGAATGATGTGTACGTGCTGCCAATTCCTATTGAAGAATATGAATATAGAAATGACTAA